Genomic DNA from Vagococcus luciliae:
ACTCTGTATCAGGAGTTAATGACTAAAAAACATCGTGTGGGAAGTCAGATACCGATTATTTATTATGAAACTTATCTAAAAAAATCTAGCGGAGAATAGTTCCGCTAGATTTTTTATGTTAATGAGAAAGGTAAATCAGTTTCTGTGTAGTGTTTGATTGGTGGAACTAAGCATAAGTCAAATTCTATGTTTCCACCTGTCATTAAATCATCATGGGTAAAGAAGAGCTGGTTGTAGTGTTGATTATTTCTCAAAATATTTTTGGAATAGTGATATTGTGGGACGTTATTGTTTGACTGAATGGTTAAGTCATTGCCATTTGATAAATGAATCACTGCTTTATCAACAAAAGGAATACCTATGACATATTCGCCACTGCCTGGAGTCACAGGATAAAACCCTAAACTATTCAAGACAAACCAAGCACTCATGCTACCGTTATCTTCATCACCTGGATAGCCATCAAATCCTAATTTAAAGGCTTTTGATAGTAATTCTTTTACAATGTGTTGGGTAGTTGATAGTTCTCCAATATAGTTAAATAAAAATGGCAGATGGAAACTAGGTTGGTTAGAAATGGCAATTTGTCCAAAGTCAATGGCTGCCATCTCACTCATTTCATGAATTTCAAACCCGTAGCCATCAACATCAAAAATAGGGTAAGTATTGCACAAATCCGTGATGATTTCTTTGAAACGTTCCTTTCCACCAAGAGATTGAATCAGACCGCTAAAATCATGAAATGCAGCAAAACTATTTTGGTAGGCACTTCCTTCAGCATAGTCACGTCCCCAAGCGTAAGGGTTAAAAGGTGTTCTTGGCTGTCCATTTTTATCTTTTGAACGTAAGACACCATAGTCAAAGTCAATTAAGTTTCGATAATTAAGTGATTGCGTAGCATATTTTTTTGCCAAGTCTTTATCATCTAACAACTCAGCCACTTGTGAAATACAAAAATCACTATAAGCATAATCTTGAGTGTGGTTGACACTTTCGTGATAGTGATTTGGTACATAACCATAAGTTAGATAATCAAGTGTGCCAGATCGACCATAATTATCCTTTCCACTAACGGTTGTGGCACTTTTTAACATGGCTTTAAGGAAATCAGGCATCTTATCTGTCGCAATATGTTTTACTGCAGCGTCAGCGATGACAGCATCAATCAATGTGCCAGGCATTAAACCTCTTTCATCAGGAGAGAGCCATTTGGGTAAATAGCCACTATTTTTATACGCGTTATAGAAACCTGCCAGCATTTTTTCATATTCTTCTGTTGCGATAAGTGAATACAGAGGGAAAAGCGAACGACAAGTATCCCAAAAACCATTATTAGTATAATAATAACCTGATTTAATGGTTTTACTTAACGTGTCATAGTGAATTGGTTGGTTGTCTTTGTCTAATTCGTACCACGTTTGTGGGAATAAAAAACAACGGTACATCATTTGATAAAATAGTGAAATTTTCTCCTTACTTTTGTCGCTCACTTCAATTCGATTGAGATAATTTAGCCATTTATCTGCAGCTAGATTTTTATGTTCCTCAAAAGTATGAGGTAATTCACGTTCTAGATTGAGTGTCGCTTGTTCTTGACTAATAAATGATGTCGCAAGTTGTAAATCAAGCGTTCCATCAGAAGCTAATTTGTCAAATGACAGATAAAGTGTTTCTTCCTCTCCTTTGTAGTGAGGCCCTAAATCAATCATGTGATTATTTTCTTGGTATTTTAAAGACTCAATGTTTGTAGAAAAAGAAAGGTCGATATACATTTTTAACTTTTTATCTTCACAACCAGCCATATTACAAATATAGCCAGTTAAATGATTGTTTTTAATGGTGAGTGATTTAATACCAGGAGCGGTAAAAAGAATGCCGGCTGTCATGTCTTTTCGGTTAAAGGTAAATCTTATATGTGCACCATAAGTATGCGCTGTCAATTCTGTTAAGATACGATGCCTTTCAGAATAAATCGATAAGTAATGTGGTTGAAAAGTTGCCTCTTCAGGTCGATAAGATCCTTGGTTAAAAAATAAATCAGTGGAATTTATTGCTCCTGACACAGGTGAAAGTAATAAATGAGAAAAGTCCCCCATCCACGGACTTGGTTGATGGGTTAAACGAATGCCTTGAAAAGTATGATCTCTTGGATGAAACCACCAACTCCCTTTTTGATGTGTGGTTTGCGGGCAGAAGTAATTCATTGCAAATGGCACACCGGTATAAGGTAAGGTATTCCCATTAGAGTAGCTATGTTGATTAGCTGTCCCATGACGTGTATCGATGTTTGAAAGTAACATTTAAACTCTCCTTTGATATATCATTTTTATTTTATTTTTATATGATATATCATAACATTTTGATTGAGAAATAAAAAGAGGGTATAAAAAAAGAAACGAAAAAAATCGTTTCTTTTTTACTGTTTTATCATATTATTGGATTGATTTTTTCTAAAGGTGATATAACCAAATAAACAAAATAAAAAGCAAATTCCAAAAGAGATAAATTCAAAGACTGGATTGTCATAAAATCCACCAAATAAAATAATTAATCCCCCAAGTATTGCTAAAATAGGTGAAATAAGTCCTGTAAAGGTTTCTTTAATGTTTTTGTCTAAATAAAGTTGAATGACTTTAAAATAAAGCGCGATGTACCACATATAACCAAATACAATCGCAATTTCACCAATATCACCTAATCCCATTAACTGGAAGTATTGTGTGAGATAGTGAATAATAAACCAACCGCAAGAGGTCAATAAGGCAATAATAGCAGATTGACTACCTAATTTTTTTTGATGATAATTATCTACTATTTTTTGACTATTTGGTAACATATTTTTTGTTGCTAAAGCATAAGGCATGCGGATATGTCCCAAAGTAACCCCATTTATTACCCCAAATAATGCTACAAGGATGAATAATAAAATAATTTTTTGACCAATATTTCCAAATAGCATGTCACCAATTTTCATAACAGCCCCTTCACCCATAGATAAGATGTATTCGGGACCTAGAATATGTGTGAGACCTAGAAAATAGGATAGATAAACAACTAGGACGATGATTGGACCAAAACATAAGGCTTTTTTCATCGTTTGACTACCACCTTTGACTTCATGTGAAATGGATAAAGCAATAGGCCATCCATCATACGAAAAAGCCATAGGAGCAAGTGCTGCTAACCACCCAAGACCAACGTTTGTTGGTTCAACTAATGGAACAGTTGGTGGAACGACAGGTGTTTCTTTTGACCAAAATAATGCGATAAGCCCAATACCAAGTAAAGGAATTAATTTAGTAATCGTGGAAATAATTTGAAACCACCCAGCAAATTGACTTGATAAGATATTCAAGCAATAAAAAAATAACATATATCCAAAACCAATCCCCATTTGATAAGTCATCGTTTGAGGTAAATTTAGTAGCATAGTAGTGTAAGTTCCAGCTGCCCATGATACCACGACACCAATGGTAGGAAAATATAGAAATGTCTGATACCAACCAAAGGCACTTGCTGTAGACTCTGAAAAAAATTCTTCAAAATAGGCAACCATTCCACCATTTTTAGTAGTACGCTGTGCTAGGTTTGTGAGTGATAAACTTCCAAAAATAATACAAAGAGCTCCAATAATAAATACCAATACACCTAAAAATATGTTTCCACCAGTAAAAGCTAAAATATTTCCAACTTTGAAAAATATTCCAGACCCTACACAAATACCGATAATCATAGCAATTGCTGTACCAAGACCATATTGTTTTTTCTCGTCGATAATAAAACCTCCATTTCAATATTAGCAA
This window encodes:
- a CDS encoding GH92 family glycosyl hydrolase translates to MLLSNIDTRHGTANQHSYSNGNTLPYTGVPFAMNYFCPQTTHQKGSWWFHPRDHTFQGIRLTHQPSPWMGDFSHLLLSPVSGAINSTDLFFNQGSYRPEEATFQPHYLSIYSERHRILTELTAHTYGAHIRFTFNRKDMTAGILFTAPGIKSLTIKNNHLTGYICNMAGCEDKKLKMYIDLSFSTNIESLKYQENNHMIDLGPHYKGEEETLYLSFDKLASDGTLDLQLATSFISQEQATLNLERELPHTFEEHKNLAADKWLNYLNRIEVSDKSKEKISLFYQMMYRCFLFPQTWYELDKDNQPIHYDTLSKTIKSGYYYTNNGFWDTCRSLFPLYSLIATEEYEKMLAGFYNAYKNSGYLPKWLSPDERGLMPGTLIDAVIADAAVKHIATDKMPDFLKAMLKSATTVSGKDNYGRSGTLDYLTYGYVPNHYHESVNHTQDYAYSDFCISQVAELLDDKDLAKKYATQSLNYRNLIDFDYGVLRSKDKNGQPRTPFNPYAWGRDYAEGSAYQNSFAAFHDFSGLIQSLGGKERFKEIITDLCNTYPIFDVDGYGFEIHEMSEMAAIDFGQIAISNQPSFHLPFLFNYIGELSTTQHIVKELLSKAFKLGFDGYPGDEDNGSMSAWFVLNSLGFYPVTPGSGEYVIGIPFVDKAVIHLSNGNDLTIQSNNNVPQYHYSKNILRNNQHYNQLFFTHDDLMTGGNIEFDLCLVPPIKHYTETDLPFSLT
- a CDS encoding APC family permease; the protein is MIIGICVGSGIFFKVGNILAFTGGNIFLGVLVFIIGALCIIFGSLSLTNLAQRTTKNGGMVAYFEEFFSESTASAFGWYQTFLYFPTIGVVVSWAAGTYTTMLLNLPQTMTYQMGIGFGYMLFFYCLNILSSQFAGWFQIISTITKLIPLLGIGLIALFWSKETPVVPPTVPLVEPTNVGLGWLAALAPMAFSYDGWPIALSISHEVKGGSQTMKKALCFGPIIVLVVYLSYFLGLTHILGPEYILSMGEGAVMKIGDMLFGNIGQKIILLFILVALFGVINGVTLGHIRMPYALATKNMLPNSQKIVDNYHQKKLGSQSAIIALLTSCGWFIIHYLTQYFQLMGLGDIGEIAIVFGYMWYIALYFKVIQLYLDKNIKETFTGLISPILAILGGLIILFGGFYDNPVFEFISFGICFLFCLFGYITFRKNQSNNMIKQ